TGTCGGCTAGATGAGAATCATTCTCATCATGCCAGACACGAGCGTCAGGACGGGAGGGGGCTCAGGCGCCGGGGGCCGGCGGTGCGGTGGGTGCCGCGTCGGGGGCGTCCATGTCGCCGATGCCGGTGCGGAGCTCGCCGAGGATGCGGGCGAGCAGTCGGGAGACCTGCATCTGCGTGACACCGATGTCGTCGGCGATCTCGCGCTGGGTGAGCCCGTCGAAGAACCGCAGCTGGAGGACGCGGCGGTCCCGGTCGCCGAGCTGGCGGACCAGGGGGCCGAGCAGCACCCGCGCCTCGGCGGCGGGCTGGTCGGAGCTCTCGGAGCTGAGCACGTCGCCCAGCGGGACCGAGGCGTCCTCGCCCACCGGCACGTCGAGCGAGGCGGGCACGAAGCAGCCGTGGGCGCTCATCGCCTCGGTGACGTCGCGCAGGTCGACCTCGAGCGCCGAGGCGAGCTCGCGGGGCTCCGGGTCGCGGCCCAGGCTGTTGGCGAGCTCGTTGCGGGCCGGGGAGATCCGCGCCTGCAGCTCCTGGACGCGCCGCGGCGGGCGCACCATCCAGCCGGCGTCGCGGAAGTGCCGCTTGACCTCGCCACGGATCGTCGGCACCGCGAAGCTGACGAACTCGCTGCCGGTGGAGCGGTCGAAGCGTCGGCTGGCCTTGACCAGCGCGAGCCGCGCCACCTGGAGGAGGTCGTCGGTCGGGATCCCGCGCGAGCGGAAGCGGGCGACCACGGCCGTGGCGAGCCCGAGGTTGAGCACCACGATGCGGTCGAGCAGGCGGCGCTCGACCTCGGGGTCGGAGGTCGCCGCGGCCTCGGAGAACAGTGCGGCGGTCTCGTCCGCCCGGTCGCGGCGGCGCTCCTCCGAGGGGGTCAGGGGGCGCTCGTCGAGCGAGCTGGCGTCCATCGGGACGGAGACGAGGGGGAAGGTCTCGGAAGGTCGGTCCTGGAGTGAAGTCATGCTGGGCTCACCACCGTTCGTAGCGTGTGGTCTCGCCGAGTGGCTGCAGCGAAGAGGTGGCGCGCGTGGCGCCTCGCAAGGGGCCCTGTGACAGCTGAACGACTGTCCGTCTAGGGGCTAGAACCCGGTGCAACGTCCTCGACACTACGCCCTCGACCCCGACGGCGCTCACCCCCCGTGGGGTGAACTTCAGCCGAGGTGGCGCCGCAGCAGGCCCATGGACTCGTCGAGCAGCGCCTGCAGGTCGGCGTCCGGGTCGGCCAGCCACGCGTCGTACGCCGCCAGCGCGAGCGCGAGCGAGACCTGGCTCACCACGCGGGGCAGCAGGCTCCCCGCGGGCAGGTCGTGGCGGGCCGCGACGTAGTCGGCGATGACCTCGCGCCACTCGGCGTACCGCAGCACCGAGTG
This genomic interval from Nocardioides scoriae contains the following:
- a CDS encoding sigma-70 family RNA polymerase sigma factor, coding for MDASSLDERPLTPSEERRRDRADETAALFSEAAATSDPEVERRLLDRIVVLNLGLATAVVARFRSRGIPTDDLLQVARLALVKASRRFDRSTGSEFVSFAVPTIRGEVKRHFRDAGWMVRPPRRVQELQARISPARNELANSLGRDPEPRELASALEVDLRDVTEAMSAHGCFVPASLDVPVGEDASVPLGDVLSSESSDQPAAEARVLLGPLVRQLGDRDRRVLQLRFFDGLTQREIADDIGVTQMQVSRLLARILGELRTGIGDMDAPDAAPTAPPAPGA